The Sulfurimonas sp. HSL3-2 genome segment CTAGTGCATGCTGCTTTTTAGAGAGCTCGGCAAACTCTGCATTGGTGATGCCATATGATGAAAGATCTAACGGAAAACTTTTCTTAACGATACTCGCAAGTGCAAAACCGCGTACAGTACCCATACCGAAAAGTCCTACGGCTTGACTGATCGCATTGATCTCGCGTGAGAACCCGTAAAGCGGAGAATTTGCCGCTTTTAAGATGTCTGCAGTTAAAAGAGGGTCTTTTTCTAGGATCTTCACCATATCGTTAAATGTCGAGTTAGGATTTTGATATACAGCTTCTATCTGCATTGCAGATTCCGGAAGAGGGGGAAGTTGTCTTATCTGTTGAAGTAGTCTATCGTTCATATATATTATCCTGTAACCGTTTATTTTAATAGTATTATATTACAGCAAACGTAAAGTAAAATTAAAATTAAAATTAAATATGATAAAATCTCTAAAAACTAACCTGTTTTATGAATTTTATATCATAAATTTATATAATACGTTTTTAGTTAAAGAAAAGGAAAATATAGATGCAGACAAGTGCAATGTTAAATCAACTGGGATATACGCCGAACGAGACTTTAGTAGAACAGTACAGACGTATAAAACAAAATACCGCAGGATATGAAAAAATAGAAAAACATATTATGGATCTGAACGATTCACTAAAACATATCGGCGGCTATATCGCAATGTCAAACTCAAACGATTTTTTAAAGATAAAAGTGGAATCGGCAAACGAAGCTTTGAGAGAAGAAGCGATGGAAAAGATAAAACATTTTGAAGAAAAATTTAAAGTAGAACTTAAAAAAGTTGATGGAAAAGATACATTTTACATTATAGGTTTCGGCAAGGAACTGTAATTTGAAAGAACCGATGACACTCGAAGGGTACGATCTTCTTTTAGAAGAGTTTAAATACCTTCTTGAGGTCGAAAAACCTCGCGTCACCCATGAAAAACAGGTCGCCGCTGCTCAAGGCGACAGAAGTGAAAATGCCGAGTATCATGCGGCAAAAGAGCAGCTTCGCCACATCGATAAAAGACTTTTTTATCTTAACTCCATGATAGAAAAAGCCGTAGTCATCGATCCCTCGACGCTAGACCATTCCCGCGTTCATTTTGGTGCTACTGTCGAAGTGGAAAACCTTGCAGATGACAAAGTGGAAAAATACACGATATGCGGAGTCTTGGAAGCTGAACCGGAAAACGGACTTATCTCTGTGCACTCTCCATTGGCAAAGGCATTGATCGGAAAGTCTGAAGAGGATCAGTTCATCATAAATCTTCCCGGCGGTAAAAAAGAGTATGAGGTCGTGAGTATCTCATATACTCCGATATTTAGCCTTAAAAAGTCTATCCGAACCGTGAAAGATTTCGGATTTCATTAAAATTTACTTTATTTTTGGTAAAATGGTTTTTTGCTTAGAAACATTTTTCAACCAAAATGAGTAAACATGAATGAGTACAAACTATTTAAAAATACGATTTTTCATATCTTCGCACTGTTCATTCTCATAACTGTAGGCCGGCTGATCTACGACTATAAGTCTACAGTTCACGGTGAATATCAATTTGTTAATGAGCATAGACTTTCTTTGGATCATGAAAAATCCTCCTTAGAAAAATTTTACAACTCCGCATCCGTAGATATACTGTCACTCTTTGTGATCTTTGTCGTTATGTCATTGCTCGTTGCAAGATACAACAGATCAAATAGATTCTTAAATCACTCTCTTTTGGAACGTACACAGGAAGTGGACTCTCAAAACAAATTTTTAAGCAGTTATCTTCAAGCTCTGGATAGCAGTTCTGTACTTACAAAGACGGATAAAAACGGTGTTATCACCTATGCAAATGATAAGTTTTTGGAAGAAACAGGCTTTGATTATCATGAAGTGATAGGGAAGACGCATAACATTATAAGACATCCGGAGACCTCTGATGAGATGTATGAAGATATGTGGAAGACCATAAAAGCAAAAAAAGTGTGGTCCGCAGTTATAAAAGGGCTGAAAAAAGACAAAAATACGACTTTTATCAGTAAGGTGTCTATCATCCCGATCGTAGATAAAGACGACAAGATCGTGGAGTTTCTTTCACCTAGAGTAGATATCACTGAGCTTGTAGAGAAGAAGGAAGAGCTGGAACGTTCCTTAGTCACGGACAATCTGACAAATCTTCCAAATAGAAACCAGCTGATAAAAGATGTTATCAAGTATGATGAACTCGAATGTATAAATCTGGCACTGATAAATATAGACAGGTTTAAAGAGATAAATGATTTTTACGGTTACGATATAGCCGATAAAGTCCTGCTCCAAGTCGCATATAAGTTACAAGACTTAGCTTCAAAGATAGGGTTTAAAGTATATAAACTTCCGAGTGACGAGTATGCAGTTTTTTCTTCTACATGCGGTGATCCGCATGATTTTCACAAGTATATAAAAGGGATCATCGATGATCTCATGCAGACAAAGTTCGAGATCAAAGATCAGGAGATCATCATACACGTAAGTTGCGGTATTGCCACAAACGCAAGACCGATCATGGTAAAAGCGGATATGGCTCTGCAGCGTGCTAAGTCAAGCAAGAAAAATCTGGTCGAGTACGATGACTCTCTGGATATGGAGAAAAATATATCTGAAAATATCAAGGGTATTTCCATGATCAAGTCGGCGATAAAGAACAATCAGATAGTCCCGT includes the following:
- the greA gene encoding transcription elongation factor GreA; its protein translation is MKEPMTLEGYDLLLEEFKYLLEVEKPRVTHEKQVAAAQGDRSENAEYHAAKEQLRHIDKRLFYLNSMIEKAVVIDPSTLDHSRVHFGATVEVENLADDKVEKYTICGVLEAEPENGLISVHSPLAKALIGKSEEDQFIINLPGGKKEYEVVSISYTPIFSLKKSIRTVKDFGFH
- a CDS encoding EAL domain-containing protein; protein product: MNEYKLFKNTIFHIFALFILITVGRLIYDYKSTVHGEYQFVNEHRLSLDHEKSSLEKFYNSASVDILSLFVIFVVMSLLVARYNRSNRFLNHSLLERTQEVDSQNKFLSSYLQALDSSSVLTKTDKNGVITYANDKFLEETGFDYHEVIGKTHNIIRHPETSDEMYEDMWKTIKAKKVWSAVIKGLKKDKNTTFISKVSIIPIVDKDDKIVEFLSPRVDITELVEKKEELERSLVTDNLTNLPNRNQLIKDVIKYDELECINLALINIDRFKEINDFYGYDIADKVLLQVAYKLQDLASKIGFKVYKLPSDEYAVFSSTCGDPHDFHKYIKGIIDDLMQTKFEIKDQEIIIHVSCGIATNARPIMVKADMALQRAKSSKKNLVEYDDSLDMEKNISENIKGISMIKSAIKNNQIVPYFQPIYNLETNKIEKYESLARIVEDDSNVILPLSFIDIAIKSKLYPNITRAILFKTFEFFKDKDYEFSINCSMEDISNRAVVQYILDNLKEFKHPEKVVFELLETEEVKDYKILKDFIDQVKKFGSKIAVDDFGSGYSNFAHILELNIDYLKIDSSLVRNILTDRNSKIITQSIINFAKDMGVKTIAEFVEDKESMELLREMGADYIQGYYIGEPTDGLNYS